The nucleotide window GAGTTCTCCTGGTTCCCGGAATCCATCCGTGGGGTGCTGGATCTGGCGGAAATCGATCTGCATAGTGAAAGTGTTTCAATGACACAGTTAGGACGAGCTGTGATGCTTGTGGCAACTTTTGGAAGTCTGGTGCTTCTGTCGGGAAGCTATGTGTATCTGATCTTTTTTATCACAGATTTCGTGGTCAGCTGGCATTTGACAAAGAAATTTCAAAGCGGGATGTACGCTGTCAATCTGATTCCCGTTTCCCGTCTTACACGCCTAGGCTGCCAGCTGCTTGTCCAAAGCTTAACGCTGGCGGGTTTATGGGGAGTGAATCTCATTTCTCTGGGAATTCAGCTGATCTTACCCACTGCCAGTGCTGGCCTGCCCTTCACATTCAGTGCTGCTCTGATTTCGATCTGTGCTACGATCAGCTTTGTGGCTTATAGTCTGACCTGGGGTTCAGGATATCATCAAAACTCAAGAACTGCATCCTATTTTATAGGCTACTTGATTGTGTGCCTTTGTTCAGCCGGAGCCTCTGCCGGTAAAATTCCGTTTTTGCAAACGGGGTTATTCTGGGGCTGCCTGCTGCTGGTGAGCTTCGTTCTTATCGGCCTCTGGCTGCGGAAGCAGGCTTGCCAAGGCGGGCTTTAACCATAGAACAGAGAGGAGATAAAAAGTTTCCGAGGATTGTTGCGGAAGCTTTTTTCGCTGTGTGCCAGGCATGACATATATCTAACTGGTGAAAGTCCAGTCACGGGTAGTTGCCGCCAAGTGTAGTGAACCACAAGCCGTTGGTAGTGATACCATGGGTGAAGGAAGTGGTGTAGCGAATCTTTCGAGCTTACGAAAAGAAACTTGATGAGGCTAAATGGTGGATAAGGTTGCAGTACAAACCAAAGTCCAAAAGGTAAACGTAAAACCAAGACAGTAAATCAAGAGGTTGTGAAGAGAAAGATATATGTCTTACCCTGGGAGATCTTGCGAACAAGGAAGTCCAATAAACTTTAAAATCAGTGATGGTACCCATGGTCGAAAAAGGTTTATCGCAAGAAGTCAGATGAAGTCATAGTAGGTAGAAATACCGAAGGACTGAAACGTTTATAGAGTGCGAATCGCTATAAGCAATGTTTGGATAGTCCGAAAATGAGGATAGCCTAGAACTGTGAATCGTAAGCACAGATGGTGAAAGTAGTGGGGATGTTTCCAAATCGATTTACAAGTAGAAGGAGGAGCAGCAAATGAAATTAATGGAAAAGATTTTAAGTGAAGAGAATTTGCAAAAGGCAATCAAAAAGGTCAAACAAAACAAGGGAGCACCTGGAATGGATAAGATGACAGTGCAAGAAGTCGAACAAGGGTTTGGACAATATCAAGAAGAAATTGTTTCCTTGATAATGAACAAGCAATATCGACCCATGCCAGTGAAAAGAGTCTATATTCCAAAACCAAATGGAAAACAAAGACCATTAGGAATACCAACCGTTGTTGACCGAGTTATCCAACAAGCTATTCTACAAGAACTCACAAAAATCTATGAGCCTATATTCAGTGAACATAGTTTTGGATTTCGACCAAGGCGAAGTGCACATATGGCAATGGAAGAAGTGTTAAATAACTTAAATGATGAATACGAATGGATAGTTGATTTGGATATTGAAAAATTCTTTGATACCGTAAATCATGACAAATTAATTTCAATCTTAAGAGAGAATGTCAATGACGCAACAACATTACATTTGATAAGAGCCTATCTAAGAGCAGGTGTGTTAGAGGATGGACTCGTCAAAAGTACTACGGTTGGCACACCTCAAGGAGGACCAATTAGCGTTATTTTATCAAATATCTATTTAGATAAATTGGATAAAGAGCTAGAGTCTAGAAACCTTAAATTTGTAAGATACGCCGATGACTGTATGATCTTCGTCAAAAGCGAAATGAGTGCGAACCGTGTAATGAAGTCAGTGACATCATGGCTAGAGAGAAAACTATTCTTGAAAGTGAGTGCAACAAAGACAAAAGTCGTCCGCCCAACGAAAGGGCAATTCCTAGGATTTACCTTTTATAAGAATGGACAAGATTGGAAATGCGTACCTACGAAAGATAGAAAGAAACGACTGTATTCTAAGATTAAAACATTGATGAAGAGAAAACATGCCATATCAAGACCGCTGGCAGTTACATTTGCGAAAGTAAATCAAACTGTAAGAGGTTGGATAAACTATTTTAAGATAGGTAGCATTAAAATGTTTCTTGATGAATTTGGGCAATGGCTACGCCATAAGGTACGATGTATCATCATCAAGCAATGGAAGAAACCAAAGACGATATATAGAAATCTAATGAAGCTAAATATAGTGAGCAAATGTAAGTTTAGCGAAGAAGATATCTATAAGTGTGCTAACACGAGATTAGGGTGGTATAAAAGAAGTGGGATGAATATCGTAAACTTTACATTATCACCAAAAGTTTTAGGCATAAAGAAAGGGGACAGACCAGGTTTAGTCAATCCCCTAGAATACTATCTTAAGAGTTTGTGATTCGATATAAATGTAGAGCCGTATACGAGACCCGTACGTACGGTTCAATGAGAGGGGCGAAAGTTAAAACTTTCCCTCTACTCTATTAAAAAGAACGATATAAAGAATAATACAAAGAAAGAACTGAGGTATTGTTCTTTTTGATCGTGTTTTGTTTTGAACAGGATTTATTCACCCTGAATTTTTATCCAAATTTCCATCTGATATCCATGGTCTTTGATTAAACTATATTTTTCAGCGGAGAAGGGATCGACGTGGAGCTGATGTGCAGGTAACCAGGTACCAAACAAATATTTTCCAGCTTTATCCAGGATATCAGTTACCAGCATTTCAAAGGTTTCGGCTTCGAGCTTACACACGATATATTCTCCTTTCGGCAGAGTGACTGTTGTAAAATTGGAAAGTTTCGGACACGCGGTAATCAGCGGTGCACCTGCGAAATAAGTGAAGGTTCCTTTCTGCGGATCGGCCTGATAAGACATTCCTAGTTCATAATCAGGGCTAATATAATCGGACAATTTTGCTTTTTCGTGATGAAAAGAAGTCCAAAGCTCTCCCGGCATATCTATTCCGGTACTCTCACCCATCGGTATCTGCCCAGCGATGGATACCTCGGCTTCAACGCCAATAAAGGTTTTTGCGGAGTTGAAGGTCTTCCGTTTGATTTCCATCAGAAAATCATCCAGAAGTAAAGGAACATCTTCATCGAGATGCTGATAAGCTAAAGCAATCTCGGGTTTGATCAACGTATTCAGCCGAGGTTGATTTTGTCGATAAGCAGAAGGTGTCAGTCCATACGCCTCCTTAAAAGCCCGGGTGAAATGGGCGTGGCTGGAAAATCCATACTCCAGCGCCAGATCCACGATTCTGCAGTCCTGCTGTTTCAGAGCTTCGGCGGCTTTTGCCAGTCGGCGAAGCTGAATATATTCCTGCGGTGATTTGCCGACTAAGCGTTTAAATAATTTTTGAAAATAAAACGAGGATAAGGATACCTGATCGGCCAGGTCCTGTGTCTTCATTTCTTCAAACAGATGTGCTTCAATTTCATCAACAGCGGTTTGTATTGCTTCCCATGCGTGCATGATTGAGTCCTCCTAAACTGTTTCCATTATATCAAAGGAAAGGACCTGCGGCTTTTCCCGGAATGTCCTTTTTAAATGTGAAAACGGTCAAGCAAAGAAGATCTTTTTTCGGTAAGAAGGACAAGCCTGCGAATGGGACAAAAGACAAAAGGATGCATTTGATCGTAGAGGAGCGCTGTCAAAAACAAAGAAAGTTCAGTAAAATGTCGGTATTTTAGGATAAAATAGCTGATTTTTCGCATAGTAAAGCGCTTACATTTCACATACAATAAAGTCAGAAAACCGAGGAGGGAATGAAATGAAGAAATTAACTACGCTTCTGTTGGGCATGCTCTTAGTCTTAGCGGGCTGCGGTTCACCAGCAGAAAAAACACCGGAAACCAACGCGCCGGACGACCATGCCGATTCAGGAACCATCACAATTTATACGCCGACTGCCCAGGATAATCTGGATGTCATGATTCCAGCTTTCGAAGAAGCGACCGGCATCAAGGTTGAAGTGATTCGCGGTTCTTCGGGCGAAGTCTATTCCCGCATTCAGGCCGAAGCCGAGAATCCGAAAGCCGATGTCGCCTGGATTCCAACCAGCACCGTCTTGTTGGATACATCCTATTTTGAAGCCTATACTTCTGCCTACGATGATCAATATGATGAAACCTTCCGCAATACCTCCGGCTTTACCACTCAAATTGGATACAACGCTCCGGTTATCATTTACAATACCAACCTTGTAGATTTTGAAATTCACGGCTACGCCGATCTGTTAAACCCAGAATTAAAAGGCAAGATCGCAATGGGAAATGCGGCCAGCAGTTCAAGCGCTTATAATCACCTGGAAAACATGCTTTTAGCCATGGGAACCGGGACGACCAATGATGAAAAAGCAGCGTCGAAAGAAGCTTGGGATTTCGTTCGGGCATTCTATGAAAATCTGGACGGCAAGATTGTCGACAGCTCCAGTGTTACATATGAAGGCGTTCTGTCTGGCGAATATGCGGTAGGCATGACCTGGGACACACCGGCGCAGGCCTATATGGCTGAAGGGATTGACAACTTGAAGGTCGTTTATATGGATGAAGGCGTCATTCCGGGAACCAGCAGCGTCAGTCTGATCAAAAACGGTCCGAATCCGGAAGGGGCAAAGAAATTCATCGACTGGTTTGCTTCACCGGAAGGCCAGTCGGTTTATGGGATGGACTGCCTGGGTGCAAATCCAATTCTGCCGGGAGCCAAGGTTGCTGATTATAAGCTGGGCATCAAAGATCTGAACGTCATTCCGCGGACGACAGAATGGCAGGCTGAGAACAAAGAGAAGATTTTGGATCTGTACGAGGATATGTATTTGGAAATCTTTGAATAATCCAATCATCCAACAAAGGGATAGATAAACATATCCCTTTGTTCTTCTCAGCAGTAATCATAAACATGCAAAATTAGTGAACAGGAGGGGCTACGATGAGCGTATCCATTGATATTCAGCATGCCGTGAAGCGATTTGGAGATAAAACCATCATTCCGGATTTGTCGCTGCACATTGAAGAAGGGGAATTCTTTACTCTGCTGGGATCCAGCGGCTGCGGTAAGACAACCTTGCTCAGAATGATCGCCGGCTTTAACAGCATTGAAGGCGGAGAGTTTTATTTTAACGAGAAACGGATTAATGACCTGCAGCCTTATAAACGCAACATTGGAATGGTGTTTCAAAACTATGCGGTTTTTCCGCACATGTCTGCGGGCAAGAATGTCGGCTATGGCCTTAAACAGCGGCAGGTTAAAGAACCGGAATTCAGCCGGCGCGTGGATGAAATTCTGAACGTCATGCAGATTCAGGAACTAAAGGATCGAATGCCGGCCAACATGTCCGGCGGGCAGCAGCAGCGGATCGCTCTGGCCCGGGCGATTGTCATTCAGCCGGATGTCCTGTTGATGGATGAACCGCTGTCCAATCTGGATGCCAAGCTGCGGGTAGAAATGCGGCTGGCAATCAAGCGCATTCAGAACCAGTTTAAGATTACGACACTTTACGTTACCCATGATCAGGAAGAGGCGCTGTCCATGTCAGATCGGATCGCGGTCATGAATCATGGCGTGATTCAGCAGATCGGCAAACCGATGACGATCTATTCCCATCCACGAAACCTGTTTGTAGCGACGTTTATCGGCCAAAGCAATTTGTTTGATGCTGAGGTGGTCGAATGCGAGGGAAAGAAAGCGTTAAAGTTCTTTGACGGCAGTCTGCAGGTCATGCCGCGGCTGCAGAGCAGCGTTCCAGTTGGAACACCAGTGAAGGTTGTCATCCGGCCTAATGAAATTGATTTTGCCGATCAGGGTATTGTCGGAACGATCGTGGAAACAATCTATCTGGGAGCGGAAATCCGATATACTGTAAATTTGGATAATGGCCAGACAGTTGAAGTTTCGCATGACATCAAACGCCGGTTTGCCCAAAATGGCGAGGTCGTGCACCTGGCTTTTGATCATACCCGGGCCAATGCCTTTGACGCCCAGACCGAGCTGTCGCTGATGGAGGAAAAATAAGATGAGCCGCAAACGCTGGAAGCTGGACGGCTGGACGCTGGTGTCGCTGCTGTGTTTCCTTTACTTTGCCGTCTTCTTTATCTATCCGATTACCCGTATTCTCATCAGCAGTGTCTACGATGCAGCGACCAACACCTTTGATTTCAGTTATTTTATTAAATTCTTTTCCAAGAAATATTACACCAATACAATCATCAACAGCCTGAAGGTAACGGTGCTGGCTACGGTGTTTACCTGTGTTGCCGGAACCGCTCTGGCCTATGTGACACGAACCGTGAAAATTAAATTTAAGAGCACGCTGGATATCCTGCTGATCATCTCTGTCGTGTCTCCGCCGTTTATCGGCGCTTATTCCTGGATCACTCTGCTGGGACGGCAGGGCGTTCTGACCAAAATAATCAATCAGGTATTTCATATTACCTATCAGGGAATTTACGGATTCGCGGGAATCCTGCTTGTCTTTACAATTAAATTGATTCCGTTAGTGTATCTGTATGTTTCCGGAGCCTTAAAAAGTATGGACAGCTCGCTGAGTGAAGCGGCAGAAAGCCTGGGCGCTGTCGGCTGGCGGAAAATCAAAGACATCGTCATTCCGTTGGTGCTGCCGACAATCCTGGCTTCCGGTCTTTTGGTCTTCATGCGGATCATGGCCGATTTTGGCACACCAAAGCTGATCGGAGAAGGCTACCGTACCTTGCCAACGCTGATCTACGATTCGTTTGTCGGTGATCTGTCGGCCGATAAGCGCCTGGCAGCCACAATCAGTGTGATTGTCGTCCTGTTTACAACGGTGATTTTCTTAGTCCAACGGTATGTTTCCAACCGCAAGCAGATCGAAATGACCGGCATGCATCCGATTGAACCGCGGGCAGAAAAAGGGTTTAAAAATATTCTTTGCCACTTCTATGTCTATCTCTGCGTCTTCCTGGCGATGCTGCCGACGCTGGTTGTGCTGCACAACTCCTTCCGCAACACCAAGGGAACGATTTATCTGCCGGGCTATTCATTGAACAATTATAAAAAAGCATTCAGCACGATGGGGCGAGCCATTACCAACACCTATCTCTATTCCTTTGCGGCGATTCTGCTTGTTGTGATCATCGGTGTGATCATTGCCTACACTTCCGTCCGCAGGAAAAACAAGCTTACCAATGTTCTGGACGTGATTTCGATGTTTCCTTATATTATTCCGGGATCCGTTCTGGGCATATCCCTGATCTTGGCGTTCAATAAAAAACCGCTGCTGCTCAGCGGAACGGCGCTGATCATAATCATGGCCTATGTCATCCGGCGCTTGCCTTATACAATCCGAAGCAGCTCGGCCATTCTTCGGCAGATTGACTTGGGTGTCGAAGAGGCATCGCAGAGTCTGGGAGCCAATCCTGTGAAAACCTTCTTCGCTGTGACGCTGCCGATGATGGCTTCCGGGATTTTGTCCGGAGCGATCATGAGCTGGCTGTCGATCATCAGCGAGCTGAGCGCTTCTGTGATGTTGTGGGTTACATCAACGCAGACACTTTCCATCGCGATCTATTTTCAGGTCATGGATGGAAACTACGGCGTCGCCTCGGCTTTGTCAAGCATCCTGATTCTGACGACGATTGTCGTGCTGCTGCTGTTTTTCAAAATCACAGGCAAGCGTGAAATTGAATTATAAAGTTCTGTTATAATAAGAAATACAGAAAGAAAGGACTGATGATTATGGAAGAAACGCAGTTTCCTTATCATAAGGTCATTCAGGAAAAGCTCGTCAGATCGACGCTGATCCCGGTGGCTTTGTTAGGAATGGCGCTGATCGTCATCACGCCCTTTCTTTTGGTTTTTCTGCTTTGGCAGCAGGTCAATCATGAAGCGTATCTGGCCAGTCAGGCAGTCAGCGTCCCGTTAAAGGAATACATTGAAGGCATGAAGCAGCTGCAGTCAGATCCCAAACTGATCTCATTTCTGACAAGCGGCGAACATTCCATCGAAGCGTATGAACGACTTTATCAATTCCGCAATGAACAATCCGTATTTGCGTATTTCCAGCTGGAAAATGAACAGTACAGTGCGGTGCAGATGCCGCCGTCCAGCGCCAACCGCCTGCTTCCCTCCATTCGGGCGGAGGTCAGCCGCAGTTCAGAAATTGTCGGCAGCACCAGCACGATGACAGGACTGTTTACAGATCCGATCCTGTTCACACTGTCCTGCCGGATGGGAGAGGAAGGTCTGGGTACCTTGTCCTTTCATTTTACCGAAGGCAGTCTGAAAGCTCTGCTTCAGCAGGGCGGTGTTCATTCGATGCTGCTCAATGCCAGCGGTCGGTTACTGGTCAGTACCGATCCGATGTTTGCGGTTTATGAAAGGCTGGAGGATCAGCCGATCGTGGGGCAGCTCAGCCGGATTAACGGTGAAATCATGCTGATTCAGAAAACCCCGCTTTCGGTATTGGGTTTATCTGTGTGGACAGTTCACTCACTGGATATTGTGATTTCTATGATGGCCGCGGAATTGGTCATCGGGTTTCTGATCTTTCTGTTCTGCGCGTATTTTATCGATAAAATCAGCCGCATGACTGCCCGCAGCAGTCTGAAAAATGTGGATAATTTATTTTTGTCCTTACAGAGCTATGCTCAAAGCGGCCGGCTAGAATATCTTCCGGAAGAAGAAAATGAAATGCGTCCGATTGCCCAACAGTACAATCGTATTTTGGATGAAGTCAAGCAGCTGATCGATCAGAACGGGGAGCTGCAGAAACAAACCCGAATCGCTCAGATCCGTCAGCTGCAGTCGCAGTTTAATCCGCATTTTATCTTTAATACGCTGGATACCATTAAATATATGATTGTGCTGGATCAAGATAAAGCGGAAGACATGATTGTCCGCTTATCCAAGCTGCTGCGTTATTCACTGGATGCTTCTGAGGAATCCCTGGTTGATCTTGATCAGGATCTGGCTTATATCGAGGATTATCTGCAGCTGCAGAAGATCCGTTTGGGTGAAACCTTTCGTTATCAGATCGAAGCCCCCAAGCATTCCGGTCTGCGGATACCCAAGATGGTCATTCAGCCGATGGTGGAAAACAGCCTGGCGCATGGATTTGTGCAGGATCGGGAGTTCCGGCTGCAGATTAAGATTCGTCAGGAAGGCGAGATACTGCAGGTCATCGTACAGGATAATGGCGAAGGCATGGATCAAGTTCAGCTCAATCAGATCCGCAGCGATCTGAAAACCATGCGGGAAGACTACCGGCATATCGGGATTATGAACAGTCATAAACGAATCCTACTGCATTTTGGCGAGGGATGCGGGGTGCAGGTGGAAAGCGTCCTTCATGAAGGAACGACAATCACCCTGACAATGAAAGCAATGGGAGGAACAGGCTGATGATTCGGATTCTAATTGTGGAAGATGAAGCGATTCTGCGCCAGGGATTTCGGCAGTCGCTGGATTTTTCTCGGCTGGGTTGTCAGATCTGCGGTGAAGCCCGCAATGGCAAGGAAGGGCTGGCCCTGATCCGTCAGCTGCATCCTGATATTGTATTTACCGACTTGAAGATGCCGGTGATGGACGGCTTGGAAATGCTTCGCCAATCGAAGGAAACGGAACAGTATGAGGCGGTGATTTTGACCGGCTATGGTGAATTCAGCTATGCTCAGGAAGCGATATCTCTGCAGGTGGCGGAATACTTGTTAAAACCATTTAACCGCAAAGAATTGGAGGCGGTGCTGATCAAGCTGACCGAGCGGGTGCGGAAGAAGCGGGAACAATCCAATCCGATGATTCCAGAATCCATTCAGGTGCTGATGGAGATTCCCGCAGGCTGTTCGGCCTATGTTCAAAGCGCGGCGGAATGGATTGGCGTGCATTATGCCCAACGGGTTACCGATGAAATACTGGCGGAAACACTGGGGGTGTCTGCGGATTATCTCAACCGCCTGTTCCGTCGGGAAACCGGCTGGACGCTGCATCGCTATCTGAATCGTTACCGCATTGCCCAGGCATGTCTGCGGATTTTGTGGGGCAGTGAGAAGATTTATGAAATTGCAGAACAGGTAGGTTTCAGTGATTATAAATATTTCTTTCAGGTATTTACACGGTTAACCGGAGTATCGCCGACGCAGTATAAGAAAGTTCAGATGTCTTCCGTAAAGAAAGATGCTGAAGCAGATCGGTGAACTGCCTCAGGTGATTCTGGCTGAAGCGTAAGCCGTGAAACAAAAGGACCGAAATCAATGATGCATCTAAAACAGGGAAGATGAAGGGGTATCTTTCTGGTTATCTGAATTCTAATTCAGATCTATAGCTAACTGAGCGGGTAAAGATCGATTCATGGAAAGGAAACGGGAAATTTCCAAGTCCGGTCTTGACTTTTAAAGTTAGCTTTTTTCTAGTTTGTTGGAATCTGAAAGTCCGCTGTGATAGTGTTTGGCGCTTATCTGCCACTTATGATAAAATAAAAGCGGAATGAGGAACGAACATGAAGATCAAAGAAATCATCGTCGTGGAAGGTAAAAAAGACACGGCGAATTTAAAACGATGGCTGGATGTGGATACGTTGGAAACCAGCGGTACAGGTTTGACAGACAGCACGCTGGATCAGATCCGGCAATGGGCCACAACCCGCGGCGTGATTATCTTTACCGATCCGGATACACCGGGAGATCAGATCCGTCAGCGGATCAATGAAGCTGTACCAGGATGTAAGAATGCCTTTTTGCCTTCGGGGAAAGCCTGGGAAATTGTCCGCGGCAAGCGCAAGGTTGGTGTGGAACATGCCGGAAAAGAAGAGATTCTGGCTGCTTTGGAACATTGCCTGACCTATCAAACTAAGGATGAATCTACGCTGAGCTGGCAGGAATTTGTTGAGCTGGGTCTGACCGGCTTGCCCAACAGCGCTGAAAAACGGCGTGAAGTCGGAATCCGCTGGCATGTTGGTGAAGCGAATGCCAAAACGTTATGGAAACGTCTGAATATGCTGAAAGTGACGAAAGCCATGTTGGAAGAAGGGCGGGATACCGATGAATAAACCGATTGCCACGATGGCGCGCACGAATGAAATTTTGGAAAAATATGATCTGTACGCAAAGAAGAACTTCGGACAGAACTTCATTATTGAACCAGGTATTGTGGAAAAGATTGCGCGCTTATCCAAAGCGGATGAGCACAGCGCGGTGATCGAGATTGGCCCGGGAATCGGCGCTTTAACTGAACAGCTGGCGCATGTCGCCGGTCAGGTGCTGGCGTTTGAGATTGATGATCGGTTAATTGATGTACTGGCCGATACCCTGTCTGCCTGTCCCAATGTCACGGTTGTTCATCAGGACTTTCTGGAAGCCGATTTAAACGCAACCGTCAGCCAGCTGAAAACAACCTGGGATCAGGTTCTGGTGTGCGCTAATCTGCCGTATTATATTACGACTCCGATCTTATTTAAAATCTTTGAAAGCAAAGCTGATATTCCGGTGATTACGGTTATGATGCAGAAAGAAGTAGCGGATCGCTTCACTGCTTCGGTTTCCACCAAGGACTACAACGCCCTGAGCGTGATTGTGCAGTATCAGTATCAGGTGCAGACGGTGATGAAGATTCCCAAGACGATCTTTAATCCCCGCCCAGCGGTGGATTCCGCCGTCGTGCAGTTTACCAAAAAGCAGCCGGACCGCATCGCCGGCGATGAAGCCTTGTTTTTTGCGCTGGTTAAAGGATGTTTCAAGCAGCGCCGCAAGACGCTCTACAACAATTTCCGCGAATATCTGCAGGACAAGGAGGAAGCGATGCGGCTGCTGAACGAAGCCGGATTGGAGCCTTCGCTGCGCGCGGAAACGATGACGTTGGATCAGTTTCTCGATCTGTATGAGGTGACCTATGAAACAAAGAGCTTACGCGAAAATTAATCTGTGTCTGGACGTCGTATGCCGGCGAGAAGATGGGTATCATGAACTGGAAATGATCATGGCTCCGGTCAATTTATACGACACGCTGAATTTTGAGTTCTGTGATGAACTGCGCCTGCAAAGCAATGTCCCTTATCTGCCGTTAGACCGCCGCAATACGATCATCAAGGCGATTGAGCTGCTTCGGGAGGAATATGGATTCAAGGAAAACTTTGAAATCACCCTGCAGAAGCACATTCCGACTCAGGCCGGCATGGCCGGGGGCAGCACCGATGGCGCGGCGGCGATTCGGGCGCTGAATAAGATGCTGCGCTTAGGGATGGATAATGACAAGATGGTGGAAATCGCCAAGAAGGTCGGGGCGGACGTGCCGTTTTGCCTGCGAA belongs to Holdemania massiliensis and includes:
- the rsmA gene encoding 16S rRNA (adenine(1518)-N(6)/adenine(1519)-N(6))-dimethyltransferase RsmA; translated protein: MNKPIATMARTNEILEKYDLYAKKNFGQNFIIEPGIVEKIARLSKADEHSAVIEIGPGIGALTEQLAHVAGQVLAFEIDDRLIDVLADTLSACPNVTVVHQDFLEADLNATVSQLKTTWDQVLVCANLPYYITTPILFKIFESKADIPVITVMMQKEVADRFTASVSTKDYNALSVIVQYQYQVQTVMKIPKTIFNPRPAVDSAVVQFTKKQPDRIAGDEALFFALVKGCFKQRRKTLYNNFREYLQDKEEAMRLLNEAGLEPSLRAETMTLDQFLDLYEVTYETKSLREN